The stretch of DNA tattatttctatatttttaatagaaatatttttaatattttaaaaaaacaattagagGATATCATGTTCATGATATTTAATATgttactttataaatataattattaatatatgtatatataaacttttataaagatattagcaaaattcaaaatttataaataaagttacaaaatataatataaataatctgtCTTATCAAAATGAGCATCTTATGGACAAGTTCGAACTTGTTTTGTTGTGTAAGTACCATGGTTACAGCCAAATTAGATAATTATATTACCGATTTTAGAAGTATTTCAAGATAATTTGTGGTGTTCTTCaagttaaaactttattaattagTCAAAAGAAAATAGCTTCAAGCTTGAGAATCCGGTTCATCAGAACTTCAGAAAATCCCAATATTCGGATATACACTTTATCTTGAAGCACATGCATCaaacttcatttatttattcacAGGGACATGGGTCCCTctcaaatattcattttctgGTACTGGGGGTTCCACTTAAAGTCTATCTATACCAACTTTTTTATCTGCAGATCCAGACcattagattattatattagGAGGCTTTCTCACCCATTTTCGAAAaagaaggagaggaaagaaaaagaaatgaagtttcCACGTCGATGGAAACCCCACAAAATAGGTAGACAAGTACGATCATCACTACCTATATATACAGGCCTTCTTGGGAGCCACTTGTGCACAAAGGTACAAAGGTGTATAGAGGAGAGAGAGTTAGTTTTCTGGACTGAAGTGATCAGTGGAGTTGAATATCATTCGAAGATGTTACCAAGTGGGCTGTCTTCTGTCTCTTCAGTTTGCAGTGATGCTGCTGGTATTGCTGGtatccttcttccttctttcacTCTTTTCTGCTGCTTAtacttttttctattatattctTGAAAAGTATTATAACTAATTTCTAAGGTGTAGATGAAGCAAACCCATACTCTTGATTGGGTTTGTGGAAAAGTCCATCACCTTATGGCCTGAGattttgacatatatatatatttatatatatatgtaagactTCCCCATCATCATGTTTGTAGTCTTGCTGtttttttccttgttctttCAGCTCTTTTTTCATTGCTGTCCAAAgttttatatgtgtgtgtgtgtatatatatatatatacacatatatctTAGAAATTGCCAATAGGAGACTTGTAGTAATCAATATGGTATGTGACATGAGCTCGAGTAATTTGTTATATATGGTATGTTATGTTGGAATGTTTTCAATGTTTGGGCTTCCACAAACTTGTTAATTTAAGTTTCTAAACTGGATAAGAGATTTGATCCTTTGCTTTATTAGGCTGCTGAGAACCTAGTGTCAATAGGAAAAAACTGGCTCTGAATGGTTTAGAtttgagaagaataaaggaGGATACGGAAGGATAATTGCAGAAATCTGAAGATATCTTCATTTCTTAAGCGACTATAGCCCTTTTCTCCTTTGTTTCCCTGCTTCTTTCCAAGATCTAGAAGGAGCTTCATATGTAATTTAACATgcataaattataacaatagTAGGAATTGCTTGACTGCTTGATATGGATTAGTTTTTGTTGAATCTGGAGTTATACCAAGAGCCAAGGGcagaaattttcattttagCCATTTACATTCTCTGGATTAACTTTATTGCAACCAAGATTTCAATCCAGATGTTAAAATCAATTTAGATAAATCgacatatgaaagaaaaaaggtgaGCACCTCAACTTCAGCGTTCTATCCATAAAGAAAACTGTTATTTAGGGTCAGCAGTTTGGGATTGCTGTAGAAGGAAACAGTCCTGTACCTATGACACCTAACAACATTGTTGATTGTGAGAAACTTATAACCTGGTAATACTTGTCACGGTGGATCCTAAAATATTTGTGTCTTCACTGTACACTCggatttgtttctttttattgcTTGGTTAGAACAACTCTGTTTGATAGATGTTCTAACTTCTAATACCCATTTGTTGTTACAGGAAACCTCTTTGCTATTGGGCTGTTTGTGTCACCCATGTAAGTTGTTAAAGATATTCttcagagaaaaagaaaatgaaagaaatttatGCAGTTCTAAACTCAGTAATGAAATTGACCTTTATGTTCTCCAGACCCACATTTAAGAGAATCATCAGAAACAAGTCGACAGAACAATTCTCAGGATTGCCTTATATATATGCTCTCTTGAACTGCTTGATATGTCTTTGGTATGGAATGCCCCTAGTGTCACCTAATATTATACTAGTAGCTACAGTCAATTCAATTGGGGCATTTTTCCAGTTAATCTACCTGAGCATCTATATTGCATTTGCCGGGAAAGCTATAAAGGTAAGCATCACCCTGCATCTGTTTTTACCAGGAAAATTGCAAGCCTTTTTCCCATAATCCAGCACGATTATCTTACCGtccctttaatttttcttgcaGCTGAAGATGTTAGGTTTGTTAATAGCAGTTGCTGCCATTTTTGGGACCACGGTATATGTAAGCATGAGATTTTTTGACTCTCATGATAGACAAACTTTTGTTGGATATTTGAGTGTTGCTTCACTCATTACCATGTTTGCTTCACCTTTGTTTATCATTGTAAGTTCTTGTGAAACAATTTcaccaaattttgattttattttggacACCTTCTCCCCCCTCATATGGTTTCATATGTGATGCCAGAATTTGGTGATTAAGACAAGAAGCACTGAATTCATGCCGTTTTGTCTTTCCCTTTCAACCTTCTTGATGAGTCTATCTTTCTTTGCATATGGAGTGCTCAAGTATGATCCTTTCatttatgtaagtattattctTCTTGCAGATCCAGCTAACTTCGTATACAAATTTTTCGTTACAATCTTCATATGCATATCAGTCAggggaaagagaaggaaaataaggAACCTACAGTAATTGATAGTCAATATGTTTCTTATTCTCAGCAGTTACACACATGATTCTTTTACCAAATCAATGAAAGATAAGTCCAAAGACTGCCCAGGATTTTGTTGTTTATGCTAACTGTTATGTatgttttctcttttctaaatttttgggTTTAGGTCCCAAATGGAATTGGAACAATTCTGGGGCTTGTTCAGTTGGCCTTGTACTCCTATTATAGCGGTGCATTTGGAGAAGACTCAAGGGAACCTCTAGTAAATCCATATGCTTGAATGAATCCATTGGGGTCAAGCTTCATGCCAAATTGTTTTCTTCTGTCTGTCTTTATGGAGAAGTCTACAACCAGATTTTGTAACATACGACAGAAATTGGTAAGATCAATGATGCAACGGTGAGGTTAACAAGATAATTGAAGACATGTAAGGCATGGCCCACTAGATTTGATGAACTTGGTCTTGGAAGTTGGAAGTTTTTTATTGGGCAGCTGAGAAAATGTTCAGTTCCTTGTGCTATAGAAAGCGAAAgttactatttctcatcttttttaCCACCATCCTCTCAACATTTCTTGATGTGGTATCAAATGGACGGTAGATAAGTGAATAGACAAatgacaatatttttcaaattattcatcattttaatcaTCATCCTCTTAGTAAGTACGGTATTCACATGTAGACTTGCATAACacctcaaatatatatatatatatgtatatatatatatatatatatatatatgggacgCAATATTGACTTGAGCAGGTTTGGAGCATtggatgagatataaaatttttatctaatctcattttttctaatctcatcttatttccaaacataattcaaatataaaattttcaaactaatcattataatttttt from Juglans regia cultivar Chandler chromosome 4, Walnut 2.0, whole genome shotgun sequence encodes:
- the LOC108987476 gene encoding bidirectional sugar transporter SWEET2-like isoform X2; this translates as MLPSGLSSVSSVCSDAAGIAGNLFAIGLFVSPIPTFKRIIRNKSTEQFSGLPYIYALLNCLICLWYGMPLVSPNIILVATVNSIGAFFQLIYLSIYIAFAGKAIKLKMLGLLIAVAAIFGTTVYNLVIKTRSTEFMPFCLSLSTFLMSLSFFAYGVLKYDPFIYVPNGIGTILGLVQLALYSYYSGAFGEDSREPLVNPYA
- the LOC108987476 gene encoding bidirectional sugar transporter SWEET2a-like isoform X1 — translated: MKFPRRWKPHKIGRQVRSSLPIYTGLLGSHLCTKVQRCIEERELVFWTEVISGVEYHSKMLPSGLSSVSSVCSDAAGIAGNLFAIGLFVSPIPTFKRIIRNKSTEQFSGLPYIYALLNCLICLWYGMPLVSPNIILVATVNSIGAFFQLIYLSIYIAFAGKAIKLKMLGLLIAVAAIFGTTVYVSMRFFDSHDRQTFVGYLSVASLITMFASPLFIINLVIKTRSTEFMPFCLSLSTFLMSLSFFAYGVLKYDPFIYVPNGIGTILGLVQLALYSYYSGAFGEDSREPLVNPYA